The following proteins are encoded in a genomic region of Dysgonomonas mossii:
- a CDS encoding YkgJ family cysteine cluster protein, which yields MKQYENLQVLAEKAKPLFLQYYKKNKKRLGKMDTIVQQLHDEVFEKIDCLTCANCCRSLGPAIYDKDIERMAKALRIKPSEVVSSYLRIDEDGDYVFKSMPCPFLMNDNYCSIYESRPKACREYPHTDRKNFEQIYKLTVKNTSTCPIAYEVLCKLMDK from the coding sequence ATGAAACAATATGAAAATTTGCAGGTATTAGCTGAGAAAGCGAAACCTTTGTTTCTTCAATATTATAAAAAGAATAAAAAGCGTCTAGGCAAAATGGATACCATTGTGCAGCAATTGCACGATGAGGTCTTCGAAAAGATTGATTGCTTGACGTGTGCCAATTGTTGCCGGAGTTTAGGGCCGGCTATCTACGATAAGGATATTGAGCGGATGGCAAAAGCACTTCGCATAAAACCATCGGAAGTTGTTTCTTCCTATTTGCGGATAGATGAAGATGGCGATTACGTATTCAAATCTATGCCTTGTCCTTTTCTTATGAACGATAATTATTGTTCGATATACGAATCTCGACCGAAAGCTTGCCGGGAATATCCTCATACGGATCGGAAAAACTTCGAGCAGATTTATAAATTAACTGTAAAAAATACGAGCACTTGTCCAATTGCATACGAGGTTCTTTGTAAATTAATGGACAAGTGA